Proteins encoded in a region of the Triticum dicoccoides isolate Atlit2015 ecotype Zavitan chromosome 3A, WEW_v2.0, whole genome shotgun sequence genome:
- the LOC119269546 gene encoding elicitor-responsive protein 1-like — translation MGRGVLEVHLVDAKGLFGSDFLGKIDPYVIAQYRSQERKSSTSRDEGRNPSWNEVFRFQINSSAANGQHKLFLRIMDHDNFSSDDFLGQATINVTDLISTGMESGASQLNAAKYSVVSADNSYHGEIRVGLTFTATKVEEDGGQVGGWTHSSRE, via the exons ATGGGTAGGGGCGTTCTGGAGGTGCATCTCGTCGACGCCAAGGGCCTCTTCGGCAGCGATTTCCTAG GGAAGATCGACCCGTATGTGATCGCGCAGTACCGGAGCCAGGAGCGAAAGAGCAGCACCTCCCGAG ATGAGGGGAGGAACCCGAGCTGGAACGAGGTGTTCCGGTTCCAGAtcaactcctcggccgccaacGGGCAGCACAAGCTCTTCCTCCGGATCATGGACCACGACAACTtctccagcgacgacttcctcggcCAAGCAAC GATCAACGTGACCGATCTGATCAGCACCGGCATGGAGAGCGGCGCGTCGCAGCTGAACGCGGCGAAGTACAGCGTTGTGTCGGCTGATAACTCATACCACGGCGAGATCAGAGTAGGCCTCACGTTCACCGCCACCAAG GTTGAAGAAGACGGGGGGCAGGTCGGAGGCTGGACGCACAGCTCTCGCGAGTAG